In Sagittula stellata E-37, a single genomic region encodes these proteins:
- a CDS encoding ABC transporter substrate-binding protein, translating to MKTKLLTAAALTALATGVSAQTLNVQMNADLRDSHPGVNRDGNSDGIMVHLVEGLVGYTEQTEVVPMLAETVDVSEDGTTFTFTLRDGVTFHNGEPLTSKEVLWSWEHYMDEATEWACARDFDGSRNLEVTSVEAPDDKTIVMKTDTPSAVFLALMARPECGQTGILHPASVDADGNWVAPIGTGPFKWSEWRKGEFVDLVAFEDYAALDGATEPDGLVGAKKPLVDKVRFMVIPDAAAVSAGLRSNAIDVASISPDLLPEFKDDPNMTLYNVRNFGNNVMYFQIRDPLLEKVEIRRAIAEAIDFDQLVEIASHGVGVPNMSMISVDSAYYSDVQKKRRAYDPESAKKRLQDAGYNGERISIIANKRGNVPSYASAIVAQAMMQQVGLNAQIDVLDYATQTDRRRNGEGQLLSVSIGPRFDPSLTYAFFIGDKDADKGKLWDDPKAMELMEKSFTTLDQAERQKIFDEMHELMLDQMPAVFMYNLVYSWVATSEVEGKPVWQSFPRAWEVSKAE from the coding sequence GTGAAGACGAAACTGTTAACTGCCGCGGCCTTGACCGCGCTCGCGACGGGCGTGTCGGCCCAAACGCTCAATGTGCAAATGAACGCTGACCTGCGCGACAGCCATCCCGGCGTCAACCGGGACGGCAACTCGGACGGGATCATGGTCCACTTGGTCGAGGGTCTGGTCGGCTACACCGAGCAGACGGAAGTGGTTCCGATGCTGGCAGAGACCGTCGATGTGTCCGAGGACGGCACCACCTTCACCTTCACGCTGCGCGACGGTGTCACCTTCCACAACGGGGAACCGCTGACCTCGAAAGAGGTGCTGTGGAGCTGGGAACACTACATGGACGAGGCGACCGAGTGGGCCTGCGCCCGCGACTTCGATGGCTCGCGCAACCTTGAAGTGACCTCGGTCGAGGCGCCCGACGACAAGACCATCGTGATGAAGACCGACACCCCGTCGGCCGTTTTCCTTGCCCTCATGGCGCGCCCCGAATGCGGCCAGACCGGCATCCTGCACCCCGCCTCGGTCGATGCGGACGGAAACTGGGTCGCCCCCATCGGCACCGGCCCCTTCAAGTGGAGCGAGTGGCGCAAGGGTGAGTTCGTGGACCTCGTCGCCTTCGAGGACTACGCAGCGCTCGATGGCGCGACCGAGCCCGACGGCCTTGTCGGTGCGAAGAAGCCGCTGGTCGACAAGGTCCGCTTCATGGTCATTCCGGACGCGGCCGCCGTCTCTGCGGGTCTGCGGTCCAATGCCATCGACGTGGCCTCGATCTCTCCGGACCTGCTGCCGGAGTTCAAGGACGACCCGAACATGACGCTCTATAACGTGCGCAACTTCGGCAACAACGTGATGTACTTCCAGATCCGCGACCCGCTTCTGGAGAAGGTCGAGATCCGCCGCGCTATCGCGGAGGCAATCGACTTCGACCAGCTGGTCGAAATCGCCTCGCATGGCGTCGGTGTGCCCAACATGTCGATGATCAGCGTGGACTCGGCCTATTACTCCGACGTGCAAAAGAAGCGCCGCGCCTACGATCCCGAAAGCGCCAAGAAGCGCCTTCAGGACGCCGGCTACAATGGCGAGCGGATCTCGATCATCGCCAACAAGCGCGGCAACGTGCCCAGCTACGCCTCTGCCATCGTGGCTCAGGCGATGATGCAGCAGGTGGGTCTGAACGCGCAGATCGACGTGCTCGACTATGCCACCCAGACCGACCGGCGCCGCAACGGCGAAGGCCAGCTTCTCTCGGTCTCGATCGGCCCGCGTTTCGATCCCTCGCTGACCTACGCCTTCTTCATCGGCGACAAGGACGCCGACAAGGGCAAGCTCTGGGATGATCCGAAAGCGATGGAGTTGATGGAGAAGTCCTTCACCACGCTGGATCAGGCGGAACGCCAGAAGATCTTCGACGAGATGCACGAACTGATGCTCGACCAGATGCCGGCCGTCTTCATGTACAACCTCGTCTACAGCTGGGTCGCGACCTCCGAGGTCGAAGGCAAGCCGGTGTGGCAGTCCTTCCCGCGTGCCTGGGAAGTGTCAAAAGCCGAATAA
- a CDS encoding DUF2946 family protein, translated as MPFLRTITRALLLLGLIGTSVVPTGFMRVSGPEGIRLVICTGDGPQEITVDASGAPIPDDDTGDAPDEDHRSASCILSGLVPTLVPDLTVVRLKGAAHRVNLWRREHQILARGPPLRIAAARAPPRPV; from the coding sequence TTGCCCTTCCTCAGGACGATAACACGGGCGCTGCTGCTTCTGGGGCTGATCGGCACGAGCGTCGTGCCGACCGGCTTCATGCGCGTATCCGGCCCCGAGGGCATACGCCTCGTGATCTGTACCGGGGACGGTCCGCAGGAGATCACCGTCGATGCGAGCGGTGCGCCGATCCCCGACGATGATACCGGTGACGCACCCGACGAAGATCATCGTAGCGCGTCCTGCATCCTGTCAGGGCTCGTACCGACGCTCGTTCCGGATCTCACCGTCGTCCGGCTCAAGGGGGCGGCGCACCGTGTGAACCTCTGGCGCAGGGAGCACCAGATCCTTGCCCGAGGCCCGCCCCTGCGCATCGCCGCAGCCCGCGCGCCGCCACGTCCCGTCTGA
- a CDS encoding PepSY-associated TM helix domain-containing protein, with the protein MTSPLDAADTQKRDRAFYFAAWRWHFYAGLYVIPFLLMLAVTGLVMLWIAYVQGIGDEKRSVIPGEVPLPVSALQSAAEAAVPGSTASQYVAPLGPDHAAVFRVSFEGTATGVTLDPYTAEVLHSFPWRAGWYDLANDIHGTLLIGTTGDLLIEAAASLGLLLVITGLYLHWPRNGSGLRDMLVPALHKRGRALWKSLHGVTAFWFSIVLVLFLISGLSWAGIWGGKMVQAWNTFPAEKWGAPLSDETHASMNHEGSHEVPWTLEQTPMPLSGSLAGTRAIEGPVTIDSVAAFADGLGFDRRYNLNLPDGPSGVWTISHDSMSNDGPDPAADRTIHIDRYSGNVLADVRYADYSTYAKAMAWGIALHEGDLGVWNFALNTAFIVAMIFVSISGLVLWWKRRPAGAGRLAAPPVPADMPMWKGAVLVALVLAMAFPMAGVALLSVIAVDLLVLSNAPRLKRAVS; encoded by the coding sequence ATGACATCCCCCCTGGACGCGGCCGACACGCAAAAGCGTGACCGCGCCTTCTATTTCGCCGCGTGGCGCTGGCATTTCTATGCCGGGCTCTACGTCATTCCCTTCCTCCTGATGCTGGCCGTGACCGGCCTCGTCATGCTCTGGATCGCGTATGTCCAGGGCATCGGCGACGAGAAGCGCAGCGTCATCCCCGGCGAGGTGCCGCTGCCCGTCAGCGCCCTGCAATCCGCGGCCGAGGCTGCTGTGCCGGGCAGCACCGCCAGCCAGTATGTCGCGCCCCTCGGCCCCGACCATGCCGCCGTCTTCCGGGTGAGCTTTGAGGGCACCGCCACCGGCGTCACGCTCGACCCCTATACCGCAGAGGTGCTGCACAGCTTCCCGTGGCGGGCAGGCTGGTATGACCTTGCCAACGATATCCACGGAACGCTGCTCATCGGCACCACCGGAGACCTGCTGATCGAGGCCGCCGCCAGTCTCGGGCTTTTGCTGGTCATCACCGGACTCTACCTGCACTGGCCCCGCAACGGATCGGGCCTGCGCGATATGCTGGTGCCGGCGCTGCACAAACGCGGGCGGGCGCTGTGGAAGTCGCTGCACGGGGTGACGGCCTTCTGGTTCTCGATCGTGCTGGTGCTGTTCCTGATCTCTGGGCTCAGCTGGGCCGGGATCTGGGGCGGCAAAATGGTGCAGGCGTGGAACACCTTTCCCGCCGAGAAATGGGGCGCGCCCCTGTCGGACGAAACCCATGCCAGCATGAACCACGAAGGCTCCCATGAGGTGCCCTGGACGCTGGAGCAGACGCCGATGCCACTGTCGGGTTCGCTGGCCGGAACGCGGGCCATCGAAGGGCCGGTGACCATCGACAGCGTTGCGGCCTTTGCCGACGGGCTGGGCTTTGACCGGCGCTACAACCTGAACCTGCCCGACGGCCCGTCAGGCGTGTGGACGATCAGCCATGACAGCATGTCGAACGACGGGCCGGACCCGGCGGCGGACCGGACGATCCATATCGACCGCTACTCGGGCAACGTGCTCGCCGATGTGCGCTACGCCGATTATTCCACCTATGCCAAGGCGATGGCCTGGGGCATCGCGCTGCACGAGGGTGACCTCGGCGTCTGGAACTTTGCGCTGAACACCGCCTTCATTGTCGCGATGATCTTCGTTTCCATCTCGGGGCTGGTGCTGTGGTGGAAACGTCGCCCGGCCGGGGCGGGCCGGCTTGCCGCGCCGCCGGTGCCTGCGGACATGCCGATGTGGAAAGGCGCGGTGCTGGTGGCGCTGGTTCTGGCCATGGCCTTCCCGATGGCGGGGGTGGCGCTGCTGTCGGTGATCGCCGTGGATCTTCTGGTGCTGTCCAACGCTCCGCGCCTCAAGCGCGCAGTGTCGTGA
- a CDS encoding LysR family transcriptional regulator, which translates to MDEQFSTKDLQTFVELANSASFTLAAENLHVTQSALSKRIADLELKLGVKLFDRTTRRLHLTVEGREFREMAEAILEQVRRSVSDLRQMAKGERGRLWMTAAPHLSSTLIPPVLATFSACNPLVQIEYYDCRRKDMIRYIRTGSAEFGIIGGMIGQDHNFPAEFETTRILQVEQQMSVGFSPGHPLEEADVIRWEDLTPYKLISLRSSGGLGHMYKVVTQNMQVDLQKAIEVSIITTAMGMASNGLGIVIFPSYVVENFDSRRLTHRAIHGSRLDYEFAFLHLEGHSLSGAATSFGEIMRQRLTR; encoded by the coding sequence ATGGACGAGCAATTTTCCACCAAGGATCTGCAAACCTTCGTCGAGCTGGCGAACTCCGCCAGCTTCACGCTTGCGGCGGAGAACCTGCACGTCACGCAGTCGGCGCTGAGCAAGCGGATCGCCGATCTCGAACTGAAGCTTGGGGTCAAACTCTTCGACCGCACGACGCGCAGGCTGCACCTCACGGTCGAGGGGCGGGAGTTCAGGGAGATGGCGGAAGCGATCCTGGAGCAGGTCCGCCGTTCCGTCTCGGACCTGCGGCAAATGGCAAAGGGCGAGCGGGGCCGTCTCTGGATGACGGCGGCCCCGCACTTGTCCTCGACCCTCATCCCGCCGGTCCTTGCAACATTTTCGGCGTGCAACCCGCTGGTGCAGATCGAGTATTACGACTGTCGTCGCAAGGACATGATCCGGTACATCCGCACCGGATCGGCCGAGTTCGGGATCATCGGTGGCATGATCGGACAGGACCACAATTTCCCGGCAGAGTTCGAAACCACGCGCATCCTTCAGGTCGAGCAGCAGATGTCGGTGGGCTTCTCGCCCGGCCATCCGCTTGAAGAGGCCGATGTCATTCGCTGGGAAGACCTGACGCCCTACAAGCTGATCAGCCTGCGGTCCAGCGGCGGCCTCGGACACATGTACAAGGTCGTGACGCAGAACATGCAGGTCGACCTGCAAAAGGCCATCGAGGTCTCGATCATCACCACGGCCATGGGCATGGCGTCGAATGGACTGGGGATCGTGATCTTTCCGTCCTATGTGGTCGAGAACTTCGACAGCCGCCGCCTGACGCACCGCGCGATCCACGGCTCGCGGCTGGACTACGAGTTCGCGTTCCTGCATCTCGAAGGCCACAGCCTGTCGGGTGCGGCGACAAGTTTCGGCGAAATCATGCGGCAACGTCTGACCCGGTAG
- a CDS encoding copper chaperone PCu(A)C, protein MKRALTLIFLALATPLAAHDTTAGNLHIDHPWMPVPMATAKSAAGYMVITNHGSEADALVEVRSDFAEQTMLHTTEHSDGVAKMTHVMTLPIAPGETATLQPDGLHVMFMGLQDKVAEGDLIPATLVFRHAGEVAVEFAVDAMAGHDHGDHSNHSGH, encoded by the coding sequence ATGAAACGCGCCCTGACCCTGATCTTCCTTGCCCTCGCCACGCCTTTGGCGGCCCACGATACCACTGCAGGCAACCTGCACATTGATCATCCCTGGATGCCGGTGCCGATGGCCACGGCGAAATCCGCCGCCGGGTATATGGTCATCACCAACCACGGCAGCGAGGCTGACGCGCTTGTCGAGGTCCGCAGCGATTTCGCCGAGCAGACCATGCTGCACACCACCGAGCATTCCGACGGCGTCGCGAAGATGACCCATGTCATGACTCTGCCCATCGCCCCCGGCGAGACGGCAACGCTGCAACCGGACGGTCTGCATGTCATGTTCATGGGCCTTCAGGACAAGGTCGCCGAGGGCGACCTGATCCCGGCCACGCTGGTTTTCCGTCACGCGGGCGAGGTCGCGGTCGAGTTCGCCGTGGATGCGATGGCCGGCCACGATCACGGCGATCATTCGAACCATTCCGGCCACTAA
- a CDS encoding M20 family metallopeptidase, producing MTKGGNPQARIFEMADTLRDDFTAVSDEIWGHAELRFVERKSCQAQIAVMEKHGFKITRNAAGIETAFVAERGSEGPVIAFLGEFDALSGLSQKAGLDHHDPIVTGGTGHGCGHNLLGSGAMLAAATLARVAEEQGIPVRVRYYGCPGEEGGSGKAFMAREGLFDDVDAALTWHPAPITGARSNTNLAVISVYYRFEGRAAHASHSAHLGRSALDAMDLMNVGVNFLREHVPPDVRMHYAITDTGGSSPNVVQARAESLYYVRALDVTTALEVIERVNDVARGAALMTGTEVTISVDRGTSNLVPNTVLEQVIHDKLVALGPVPFDAEDHAFARRIQATFPEGAVEASTKLYHAQKDAVLNRIDPDAALHTGIRQFEGAPHHRAGSTDVGDVSWLAPTVQCWTATWALGTPLHTWQVVAQGKSPGAHKAMIHAGKALAATGLEMLTDPEVLKRARAEWQERLNGKRYVSPIPDGVEPQPPREVV from the coding sequence ATGACCAAGGGCGGAAACCCGCAAGCGCGCATCTTCGAGATGGCCGACACGTTGCGCGATGACTTCACCGCTGTCAGCGACGAGATCTGGGGCCACGCGGAACTGCGCTTCGTTGAGCGCAAATCCTGTCAGGCGCAGATCGCCGTCATGGAAAAGCACGGCTTCAAGATCACCCGCAACGCCGCCGGGATCGAAACCGCCTTCGTTGCGGAACGCGGAAGCGAAGGCCCCGTGATCGCCTTCCTCGGCGAGTTCGATGCCCTCTCCGGGCTGAGCCAGAAGGCCGGGCTGGATCACCACGACCCCATCGTCACCGGTGGCACCGGTCACGGCTGCGGGCACAACCTGCTGGGAAGCGGCGCGATGCTGGCCGCGGCCACGCTGGCGCGCGTGGCGGAAGAGCAAGGCATTCCGGTCAGGGTCCGCTACTACGGCTGCCCCGGCGAGGAAGGCGGCTCCGGCAAGGCCTTCATGGCCCGCGAGGGGTTGTTCGACGATGTGGACGCCGCGCTGACATGGCACCCTGCCCCGATCACCGGCGCGCGCTCCAACACCAACCTGGCCGTCATCAGCGTCTACTACCGTTTCGAGGGCCGCGCCGCCCATGCCAGCCACTCGGCGCATCTGGGCCGCAGCGCGCTCGACGCGATGGATTTGATGAATGTCGGGGTCAATTTCCTGCGCGAGCACGTGCCCCCCGATGTCCGCATGCACTATGCCATCACCGACACCGGCGGGTCCTCCCCCAACGTGGTGCAGGCCCGGGCAGAGTCGCTCTACTACGTTCGTGCGCTGGACGTGACCACGGCGCTCGAGGTCATCGAGCGGGTCAACGACGTGGCGCGCGGTGCAGCGTTGATGACCGGCACCGAGGTCACCATCTCCGTCGACCGGGGCACATCCAACCTCGTGCCTAACACCGTGCTGGAGCAGGTGATCCACGACAAGCTGGTGGCCTTGGGTCCGGTGCCCTTCGACGCCGAGGATCATGCCTTCGCCCGCAGGATCCAAGCGACCTTCCCCGAGGGCGCGGTCGAGGCCAGCACCAAGCTTTATCACGCCCAGAAGGATGCGGTCCTGAACCGGATCGATCCGGACGCGGCCCTGCACACCGGGATCCGCCAGTTCGAGGGTGCCCCGCATCACCGTGCCGGTTCGACCGACGTGGGCGACGTGAGCTGGCTGGCGCCCACCGTGCAATGCTGGACCGCCACATGGGCGCTCGGCACGCCGCTTCATACCTGGCAGGTGGTGGCTCAGGGCAAGAGCCCGGGCGCGCACAAGGCGATGATCCACGCCGGCAAGGCGCTGGCCGCGACGGGCCTCGAGATGCTCACCGATCCCGAGGTGCTCAAGCGCGCCCGCGCCGAATGGCAGGAACGCCTGAACGGCAAGCGTTACGTCTCGCCCATCCCGGACGGAGTCGAACCGCAGCCGCCGCGAGAGGTTGTCTGA